The genomic segment GATCGGCCACGCGCTGCGCGCTGTTCGCCCGGCGCGGCCGTTCGCTCGCGGCGGCGAGCGAGCCGAGGTAGTCGAGCCTGCCGATCTTCGCGATCCGCTGGGCGAAGTCGCGCACCAGGATCGGACGGCTGCTCGACGGCATCGAGACCACGGCGACCGGGCGCTCGGCCCAGTCCCAGGCGGCGAGCACCTGCACGCAGGCCTGGAACACCGCCTCGGGCACCTCGCCGTCCGCGACCGAGTCCCCGACCAGCTCGCGCAAACGATTGCCCCAGCCGATGTCGGTCAGCCTGCCGAGCGCGCGGCCGGGCTCGGTCTGGTCGCCCGCGGCGATCTTGCCGGAGACCTTGATGCCCAGCCCGGCCATCCCGGTCGGCCACTGCTTGCGCGAGGTCAGCTCCACCCCGGGCCGCCGGAGGTCCTGCGCGGTCTTGTCCACAACAGACTCCGACACCTTGGCGGAGAGGTGCTTGCCGGTGCAGTTGTCGCAGCGGCCGCACGGCGCGGCATGCGGATCGTCGAGCTGGGCGAGCAGGAACTCCATCCGGCAGCCGGTGGTGTTCTGGTAGTCGAGCATCGCCTGCTGCTCGGCGTCGCGTGCTTCGTGGACCCGCTCGTAGCGCTCGGCTTCGTACTCCCACGGCTGCCCGGTGCTTTCCCAGCCGCCGCGCACCCGGCGCACCGCACCGTCCACGTCGAGCACCTTGAGCACCATTTCCAGGCGGGTGCGCGAAAGCTCCACCTTCGGCTCCAGCGCGGCTGTCGACAGTGGACGGTCGGCCATCGCCAGCGCGTCGAGCAGTTCGTCGACCACGCGCCTGCCGGGGAAGGCCAGCGAGCCGAAGTACCGCCAGATCTGCACATCTTCGTGCCCGGGCAGCAGGATGACCTCGGCGCGGTGCACACCGCGGCCCGCGCGGCCGACCTGCTGGTAGTACGCGATGGGCGAGGAGGGCGCGCCGACGTGCACCACGAACCCGAGGTCCGGCTTGTCGAAACCCATGCCCAGCGCGGAGGTGGCGACCAGTGCCTTGACGCGGTTGCCGAGCAGGTCGTCCTCGGCGGCCTGGCGCTCGGCCGGATCGGTCTTGCCGGTGTAGGCGGTGACCGGGTAGCCGTGCTCGTTGAGCAGCCGCGCCACGTCGTGGGCACCGGCGACGGTGAGCGTGTAGATGATGCCGGATCCGGGCAACTCGCCGAGGCGCTCGGCCAGCCAGGCGAGCCGGGCTTCGGCGGTCGGCAGCCGGACCACCGACAGGTGCAGGCTTTCGCGGTCGAGCGGGCCGCGCAGCACCAGCGCGTCGCCGGAACCGACGCCGAGCTGCTCGGCGACGTCGGTGACCACCCGGTTGTTGGCCGTGGCCGTGGTCGCCAGCACCGGCACGCCCTCGGGCAGCTCACCGAGCAGCGTGCGCAGGCGGCGGTAGTCGGGGCGGAAGTCGTGGCCCCAGTCGGAGATGCAGTGCGCCTCGTCGACCACCAGCAGCCCGGCGGTGGCGGTCAGCTTCGGCAGCACGGTGTCGCGGAAGTCCGGGTTGTTCAGCCGTTCGGGGCTGACCAGGAGCACGTCGGTGCGCCCGGCCGCGATGTCGGCCTGCACCTCGTCCCAGTCCTGCTGGTTGGCCGAGTTCATCGTGGCCGCGTGGATACCGGCCCGGTTCGCCGCGGCGATCTGGTTGCGCATCAGCGCCAGCAGCGGCGAGATGATCACCGTCGGGCCGGCGCCCTGCTCGCGCAGCAACGCCGTGGCCAGGAAGTACACCGCCGACTTGCCCCAGCCGGTGCGCTGCACGACGAGCGCGCG from the Amycolatopsis magusensis genome contains:
- a CDS encoding RecQ family ATP-dependent DNA helicase, giving the protein MNAETLRPRADELLRALAGEHAVLREDQWTAIEALVAQRRRALVVQRTGWGKSAVYFLATALLREQGAGPTVIISPLLALMRNQIAAANRAGIHAATMNSANQQDWDEVQADIAAGRTDVLLVSPERLNNPDFRDTVLPKLTATAGLLVVDEAHCISDWGHDFRPDYRRLRTLLGELPEGVPVLATTATANNRVVTDVAEQLGVGSGDALVLRGPLDRESLHLSVVRLPTAEARLAWLAERLGELPGSGIIYTLTVAGAHDVARLLNEHGYPVTAYTGKTDPAERQAAEDDLLGNRVKALVATSALGMGFDKPDLGFVVHVGAPSSPIAYYQQVGRAGRGVHRAEVILLPGHEDVQIWRYFGSLAFPGRRVVDELLDALAMADRPLSTAALEPKVELSRTRLEMVLKVLDVDGAVRRVRGGWESTGQPWEYEAERYERVHEARDAEQQAMLDYQNTTGCRMEFLLAQLDDPHAAPCGRCDNCTGKHLSAKVSESVVDKTAQDLRRPGVELTSRKQWPTGMAGLGIKVSGKIAAGDQTEPGRALGRLTDIGWGNRLRELVGDSVADGEVPEAVFQACVQVLAAWDWAERPVAVVSMPSSSRPILVRDFAQRIAKIGRLDYLGSLAAASERPRRANSAQRVADLWNRLSLPPELAEAVAGLSGPVLLIDDVTDTGWTMAIAARLLRQAGAPAVLPFALAATS